A stretch of DNA from Caldalkalibacillus salinus:
TCATATGACATCAGTGCTCATGCTACACAAGAGAACGATAAAACAATATTAACACTTACGATTACAACTCTCGAAAGTGGTCCATCAACCGACTTGAATGTCGACTTTGATTTCTCTTCTTCCGGAAGCATTGAAGTCGTCAATCATTCAGCAAACGTTTCGGCCACAACTTCACAGGAAAATCACCTGCAAGTCGATATTGACGATATTAATGAAGGAGACAGCGGCACTCTAGAGTTAATCTTTACGCCATCCTCTATTGACAATCAGTCCTATCAAGTCCCTTATAACGTGACATATCAACAGGATTTACTCCTTGAGTCTGAATTGTTATTCGAGATCGGTACCTCTATTGGTGAGGAGGACGGATCACAAGACGATGGTCAAAATGAAGATGGTTCGCCAGATGAAGACCCTCCTGCAGAGGAGGACCCTCAGGAAGAACCCAATCAACCTGAAGGCTCTGATGACCCTAACCAAGAAGAAGAGCATGATCAACCTGAGGAGCCGGGCAACAATGACCCCTCAAATCCTGATCAAGGGGAAACTCCTACATCTTCTCCTCAAGAGCCCGAAGACGGGGACC
This window harbors:
- a CDS encoding LPXTG cell wall anchor domain-containing protein: MYRLLGMILLVSILTTAPVAMAAGDTQFATKTENSVTLKQNNLSISSEAETETNAALDSDSETSTDVSYDISAHATQENDKTILTLTITTLESGPSTDLNVDFDFSSSGSIEVVNHSANVSATTSQENHLQVDIDDINEGDSGTLELIFTPSSIDNQSYQVPYNVTYQQDLLLESELLFEIGTSIGEEDGSQDDGQNEDGSPDEDPPAEEDPQEEPNQPEGSDDPNQEEEHDQPEEPGNNDPSNPDQGETPTSSPQEPEDGDPHGDRPDDEEVHSDPGEETLPQTGSWINSMLWYSLGGILLVIGAALFVRTRLLGAE